The Streptomyces pactum genome contains a region encoding:
- a CDS encoding helix-hairpin-helix domain-containing protein — translation MSTEPEPAAEDTAGTVDAGPETPGTTKGAGRGAAGAEPEAAGGGGAEPAGGRAPGVEAAAGEAGRPADEGGGAAGPAEATGDETAGDEAPEDEAAEDEAAGEPVVGAADARTRDRESVGRGDEQPAGQPDGESAGGDDAAAQVSEAEAELAAQRLVRERIERRKAEKEAPIDAGGKLSGTAADLLAAVRAVESGEKPAATVFGDPEPAPRRPAPEPVRRPQPVPAEAAPGPAGPTGPAPELVQAVRRVLAEGGAPDTLAPRTAAFLGEGAEEALRADPWQLLRVGGVRPEQADGFARALLGAACGPDDERRGRAITVWLLEQAALAGHTALELPRLTATLAQRGVPDPDAAVQSTLAEGEALAFQDALEETGVRPDGATGDAEGADEGEERPVRVLVGLERYALAEESLADGLARLVNSAPKQGGSAADWEQAAASAQDAAADLIRAVADHGLVLHTGGEASLAEPAALLHAAHALGLRAWAAAHGPLGRDRFATLLGAPSSVPQPAGPATPAVSVPAGPAVVTVAGLLAGTEGPGRDADGALDLDLLVVLDAPQLDVEAGALLVESLPDGARLVLAGDPAVLWSVGPGRIFTDLLAARACPRIASRRPDPGPIGELVSGIGIGELGQVQTPGKEVVIVPVRDAGEAVHRTVQLVADSVPRAIGVPAEDTQVITPGHGGAAGTRALNAALKERLNPGPGRFGGFDPGDRVAYSPVPGRTVPGRVVTADADGLHLSCAGETVVVPKERVEQSVRHGWALTAHQAVGGRWPAVVVVLPGDAAQALSRPWVYTAFGRAARHLSVVHGVEQALPRAVAEVPAKPRTTRLPVLLAPQVPVAG, via the coding sequence GTGAGCACGGAGCCCGAGCCCGCCGCTGAGGACACCGCGGGCACCGTGGACGCCGGGCCGGAGACCCCGGGCACCACGAAAGGGGCCGGGCGGGGCGCCGCCGGGGCCGAGCCGGAAGCCGCCGGGGGCGGGGGCGCGGAACCGGCCGGCGGCCGGGCTCCCGGCGTCGAGGCCGCTGCCGGGGAGGCCGGCCGGCCGGCAGACGAGGGCGGGGGCGCCGCCGGTCCGGCCGAAGCGACCGGAGACGAAACGGCCGGAGACGAAGCGCCCGAAGACGAAGCGGCCGAAGACGAAGCGGCCGGGGAGCCGGTCGTCGGGGCAGCCGACGCTCGGACGCGTGACCGGGAGAGCGTCGGCAGGGGCGACGAGCAGCCCGCCGGGCAGCCGGATGGCGAGAGTGCGGGCGGTGACGACGCGGCGGCTCAGGTCTCCGAGGCCGAGGCCGAGCTGGCCGCGCAGCGGCTTGTGCGGGAGCGGATCGAGCGGCGGAAGGCCGAGAAGGAGGCGCCGATCGACGCCGGGGGCAAGCTGAGCGGTACGGCGGCCGACCTGCTCGCCGCCGTGCGGGCCGTGGAGAGCGGCGAGAAGCCGGCGGCCACCGTCTTCGGCGACCCCGAGCCCGCCCCGCGCCGTCCCGCGCCTGAGCCGGTACGACGGCCTCAGCCCGTGCCGGCCGAGGCGGCCCCCGGGCCCGCCGGACCCACTGGCCCCGCGCCGGAGCTCGTCCAGGCCGTGCGGCGCGTGCTGGCCGAGGGCGGCGCCCCCGACACGCTCGCACCGCGGACCGCCGCGTTCCTCGGTGAGGGGGCCGAGGAGGCGCTGCGCGCGGACCCCTGGCAGCTGCTCCGGGTCGGCGGAGTACGGCCGGAGCAGGCCGACGGGTTCGCCCGGGCGCTGCTCGGCGCTGCGTGCGGCCCGGACGACGAGCGCCGCGGCCGTGCGATCACGGTGTGGCTGCTGGAGCAGGCGGCCCTGGCCGGGCACACGGCCCTGGAGCTTCCCCGGCTCACGGCCACGCTGGCTCAGCGGGGCGTACCGGACCCCGACGCCGCCGTGCAGAGCACACTCGCGGAGGGCGAGGCACTGGCCTTCCAGGACGCCCTGGAGGAGACCGGCGTCCGCCCGGACGGCGCGACGGGCGACGCGGAGGGAGCGGACGAGGGCGAGGAGCGTCCGGTCCGGGTCCTGGTCGGTCTGGAGCGGTACGCGCTCGCCGAGGAGAGCCTCGCCGACGGTTTGGCCCGGCTGGTCAACTCGGCGCCGAAGCAGGGCGGTTCCGCGGCGGACTGGGAGCAGGCCGCCGCCTCCGCGCAGGATGCCGCCGCGGACCTGATCCGCGCCGTCGCGGACCACGGGCTGGTGCTGCACACCGGCGGCGAGGCCTCGCTGGCCGAACCGGCGGCGCTGCTGCACGCCGCACACGCCCTGGGCCTGCGTGCCTGGGCCGCCGCACACGGCCCGCTCGGCCGCGACCGCTTCGCCACCCTGCTGGGCGCCCCGTCGTCCGTGCCACAGCCCGCGGGCCCCGCCACCCCGGCCGTTTCCGTCCCGGCCGGTCCCGCCGTCGTCACCGTGGCCGGGCTGCTGGCCGGGACCGAGGGGCCGGGCCGGGACGCGGACGGAGCGCTGGACCTCGATCTCCTCGTCGTGCTCGACGCCCCGCAACTGGACGTCGAGGCGGGCGCCCTGCTGGTGGAGTCGCTGCCGGACGGGGCACGGCTGGTGCTGGCCGGGGACCCGGCGGTGCTGTGGTCCGTGGGACCCGGGCGGATCTTCACTGACCTGCTGGCGGCGCGTGCCTGCCCCCGGATCGCCTCGCGGCGTCCGGACCCGGGGCCGATCGGCGAACTCGTCTCCGGCATCGGCATCGGCGAGCTGGGCCAGGTGCAGACCCCCGGCAAGGAGGTCGTGATCGTGCCGGTGCGGGACGCGGGCGAGGCCGTGCACCGCACCGTCCAGCTCGTCGCGGACTCGGTGCCGCGCGCGATCGGCGTCCCCGCCGAGGACACCCAGGTGATCACACCGGGCCACGGCGGCGCCGCGGGCACCCGGGCGCTCAACGCCGCGCTGAAGGAGCGGCTGAATCCCGGTCCCGGCCGCTTCGGCGGCTTCGACCCCGGCGACCGTGTCGCCTACTCACCCGTGCCGGGCCGTACGGTGCCGGGCCGGGTGGTGACGGCGGACGCCGACGGGCTGCACCTGTCGTGCGCGGGCGAGACCGTCGTCGTACCGAAGGAGCGGGTGGAGCAGTCCGTACGGCACGGCTGGGCGCTGACCGCGCACCAGGCGGTGGGCGGCCGGTGGCCGGCGGTGGTCGTGGTCCTGCCCGGCGATGCCGCGCAGGCCCTCAGCCGCCCCTGGGTCTACACGGCGTTCGGCCGGGCCGCCCGCCATCTGTCCGTGGTGCACGGCGTGGAGCAGGCGCTGCCCCGTGCCGTGGCCGAGGTTCCGGCGAAGCCGCGCACGACCCGGCTGCCGGTGCTGCTCGCGCCGCAGGTACCGGTGGCCGGCTGA
- a CDS encoding aldo/keto reductase, producing the protein MEQRHLGRTGLRVSRIGLGTLTWGRDTDEHDAADLLKTFWEAGGTLVDTADVYGDGESEYLLGRLMEGLVPRRELVISTKAGSVPDPDRRFDGSRAHLLSALDGSLARLGTDHVDVWHLHAFDAHTPLEETLHALDVAVSSGRARYAGVSNFCGWQLAKAATWQLAAPGVRNRLASTQMEYSLLQRGIEREVLPAALDLGIGLLPSSPLGRGVLTGKYRKDATPSDSRGASEHLAPFVAPYLDDTAGHIVDALATAADGLAVTPLQVALAWVRDRPGVVAPIVGARNAQQLTAALSVETLSLPDEICRALDDVSAPVHRYPDHDWSTL; encoded by the coding sequence ATGGAGCAGAGGCATCTCGGCCGCACGGGCCTGCGCGTGTCCCGCATCGGTCTCGGCACCCTGACCTGGGGCCGGGACACCGACGAGCATGACGCCGCGGATCTCCTGAAAACCTTCTGGGAAGCGGGCGGCACCCTCGTCGACACGGCGGACGTGTACGGCGACGGGGAGTCCGAGTATCTGCTCGGGCGGCTGATGGAGGGCTTGGTCCCGCGCCGGGAATTGGTGATCTCGACGAAGGCCGGCAGCGTGCCGGATCCCGACCGCCGCTTCGACGGTTCACGCGCCCATCTGCTCTCCGCGCTGGACGGCTCGCTGGCCCGTCTAGGGACCGACCACGTCGACGTGTGGCACCTGCACGCCTTCGACGCGCACACGCCGCTGGAGGAGACGCTGCACGCCCTCGACGTGGCGGTGAGCAGCGGTCGTGCCCGGTACGCGGGGGTCTCCAACTTCTGCGGCTGGCAGTTGGCCAAGGCGGCGACCTGGCAGCTCGCCGCGCCGGGCGTACGGAACCGGCTGGCGAGCACGCAGATGGAGTACTCGCTGCTCCAGCGGGGCATCGAGCGCGAGGTGCTGCCGGCCGCCCTGGACCTGGGCATCGGCCTGCTGCCCTCTTCCCCGCTGGGTCGCGGGGTGCTGACCGGCAAGTACCGCAAGGACGCGACGCCGTCGGACTCGCGGGGCGCCTCGGAGCACCTGGCCCCCTTCGTCGCGCCCTACCTCGACGACACGGCCGGCCACATCGTGGACGCGCTCGCGACGGCGGCGGACGGGCTGGCGGTGACGCCGCTCCAGGTGGCCCTGGCCTGGGTCCGGGACCGGCCCGGTGTGGTCGCGCCGATCGTCGGCGCGCGCAACGCGCAGCAGCTCACGGCGGCGTTGTCAGTGGAGACCCTTAGTCTTCCTGACGAGATCTGCCGGGCGCTCGACGACGTGTCGGCGCCCGTGCACCGCTATCCCGATCACGACTGGAGCACGCTGTGA
- a CDS encoding LLM class F420-dependent oxidoreductase yields the protein MQLGINLGYWGAGMDADNLAVAQEADRLGYAVCWAAEAYGSDAATVLTWVAAQTERIDVGSAIFQIPARQPAMTAMTAATLDSLSQGRFRLGLGVSGPQVSEGWYGVKFDKPLARTREYVEIVRKAMTRERLSYEGQHWTLPLPGGPGKPIKLTVHPQREHIPLYIAAIGPKNLEQTGEIADGALLIFPSADHLEDTAIRHLRAGREKAGKTLDGFDVCPTLPLALGDDKDVAALADTFRPYTALYVGGMGSFKQNFYNQLAGRMGYEREAAEIQEKYLSGDKQGAAAAVPHELIDQTTLLGSVDRIADRMKAYAAAGVTTLTLAPAGFTLDERIAALRAGTKALERAGLA from the coding sequence ATGCAGCTCGGGATCAACCTCGGCTACTGGGGTGCCGGAATGGACGCGGACAACCTGGCCGTCGCCCAGGAGGCCGACCGGCTCGGCTACGCCGTCTGCTGGGCCGCCGAGGCCTACGGCTCCGACGCGGCCACCGTGCTCACCTGGGTCGCCGCCCAGACCGAGCGCATCGACGTGGGCTCGGCCATCTTCCAGATCCCGGCCCGCCAGCCCGCGATGACCGCGATGACGGCCGCCACCCTGGACTCCCTCTCACAGGGCCGCTTCCGTCTCGGCCTCGGCGTCTCGGGCCCGCAGGTCTCCGAGGGCTGGTACGGCGTCAAGTTCGACAAGCCGCTGGCCCGCACCCGCGAGTACGTCGAGATCGTGCGCAAGGCGATGACGCGGGAGCGGCTGTCGTACGAGGGACAGCACTGGACGCTGCCGCTGCCCGGCGGCCCCGGCAAGCCGATCAAGCTGACCGTGCACCCGCAGCGCGAGCACATCCCGCTCTACATCGCCGCGATCGGCCCGAAGAACCTCGAGCAGACCGGCGAGATCGCCGACGGCGCCCTGCTGATCTTCCCCTCCGCCGACCATCTGGAGGACACCGCGATCCGGCACCTGCGTGCCGGGCGCGAGAAGGCCGGGAAGACGCTCGACGGCTTCGACGTCTGCCCGACCCTGCCGCTCGCCCTCGGCGACGACAAGGACGTCGCCGCGCTCGCCGACACCTTCCGCCCCTACACCGCGCTCTACGTCGGCGGCATGGGCAGCTTCAAGCAGAACTTCTACAACCAGCTCGCCGGGCGTATGGGATACGAGCGGGAGGCAGCCGAGATCCAGGAGAAGTACCTCTCGGGGGACAAGCAGGGCGCCGCCGCGGCCGTACCGCACGAGCTGATCGACCAGACGACGCTGCTCGGTTCCGTCGACCGCATCGCGGACCGGATGAAGGCCTACGCCGCCGCCGGTGTCACCACGCTGACCCTCGCCCCCGCGGGCTTCACCCTCGACGAGCGGATCGCCGCTCTCCGCGCCGGCACCAAGGCCCTGGAGCGCGCCGGGCTGGCGTAG
- the corA gene encoding magnesium/cobalt transporter CorA — translation MIVDCAIYRDGRRTDGPDDFSDALGEARTAGGFVWIGLHEPTEEEFELVTQEFGLHPLAVEDALKAHQRPKLEVYEDSLFAVLKPVVYEPESDAVSTGELMIFLGDAFVVVVRHGEGSPLKAVRQRLEHEPELLGKGPTAVLYAIADAAVDHYLDVAVELQNDLEELEAEVFSPDGGRSRHTASRIYTFKRQVLEFRRATGPLAPPLARLAGTGAFGAGVPFVNDRARPFFRDVSDHLTRVNESVEGLDRLVSDILSAHLAQTSVRQNDDMRKISAWAAMAAVPTMVAGVYGMNFDHMPELHWEWGYPAVIALMAALEVLLFRLFKRRGWL, via the coding sequence GTGATCGTCGACTGTGCCATCTACCGGGACGGGCGCCGCACGGACGGACCCGACGACTTCTCCGACGCGCTCGGCGAGGCGCGGACCGCGGGCGGCTTCGTCTGGATCGGCCTGCACGAACCGACGGAGGAGGAGTTCGAGCTGGTCACCCAGGAGTTCGGGCTGCACCCGCTGGCCGTGGAGGACGCCCTCAAAGCCCACCAGCGGCCGAAGCTGGAGGTGTACGAGGACTCGCTCTTCGCCGTCCTCAAGCCGGTGGTGTACGAGCCGGAGAGCGACGCCGTCTCCACGGGTGAGCTCATGATCTTCCTGGGCGACGCGTTCGTGGTCGTCGTCCGGCACGGCGAGGGCTCCCCGCTGAAGGCCGTACGGCAGCGCCTGGAACACGAGCCCGAACTGCTCGGCAAGGGCCCCACCGCGGTGCTGTACGCGATCGCGGACGCCGCCGTCGACCACTACCTGGACGTCGCGGTCGAACTGCAGAACGACCTGGAGGAGCTGGAGGCCGAGGTCTTCTCACCGGACGGCGGGCGCTCCCGGCACACCGCGTCCCGTATCTACACCTTCAAGCGGCAGGTCCTGGAGTTCCGCCGGGCGACCGGTCCGCTGGCACCGCCGCTGGCCCGGCTGGCCGGGACCGGGGCGTTCGGCGCCGGGGTCCCGTTCGTGAACGACCGGGCGCGGCCGTTCTTCCGGGACGTGAGCGACCACCTCACGCGCGTGAACGAGTCGGTGGAGGGCCTGGACCGGCTGGTCTCGGACATCCTGTCGGCACACCTGGCGCAGACGAGCGTCCGCCAGAACGACGACATGCGCAAGATCTCCGCGTGGGCGGCCATGGCGGCGGTGCCCACGATGGTCGCGGGCGTCTACGGGATGAACTTCGACCACATGCCGGAACTGCACTGGGAGTGGGGCTACCCGGCGGTGATCGCGCTGATGGCCGCACTGGAGGTGCTGTTGTTCCGCCTGTTCAAGCGCCGGGGCTGGCTGTAG
- a CDS encoding histidine phosphatase family protein, which produces MPTLILVRHGRSTANTEGLLAGWTPGVALDERGAAQAAALPGRLAGLPLAEVVTSPLQRCQETIRPLLDALPGLRAHTDERIGECHYGDWSGRKLAELKDEPLMEVVQAHPSAAAFPGGESMRAMQTRAAEAVREWNARVERDHGADAVYLMCSHGDIIKSLVADALGLHLDLFQRISVEPCSVTAIRYTRLRPFLVRLGDTGDFASLAPHEEPPGDQAPVGGGAGAP; this is translated from the coding sequence ATGCCCACGCTGATCCTGGTCAGGCACGGACGTTCCACCGCCAACACCGAGGGGCTGCTCGCCGGCTGGACGCCCGGCGTCGCCCTCGACGAACGCGGGGCCGCACAGGCCGCCGCGCTGCCCGGGCGCCTCGCCGGCCTGCCGCTGGCCGAGGTCGTCACCAGCCCGCTGCAGCGCTGCCAGGAGACGATCCGGCCACTGCTCGACGCCCTGCCCGGCCTGCGGGCGCACACCGACGAACGGATCGGGGAGTGCCACTACGGAGACTGGTCTGGCCGCAAGCTCGCCGAACTCAAGGACGAGCCCCTGATGGAGGTCGTGCAGGCGCACCCCTCCGCCGCGGCCTTCCCCGGCGGCGAGTCGATGCGCGCGATGCAGACCCGCGCCGCCGAGGCGGTGCGCGAGTGGAACGCGCGCGTGGAGCGCGACCACGGCGCCGACGCCGTCTACCTCATGTGCTCCCACGGCGACATCATCAAGTCCCTCGTCGCGGATGCACTCGGCCTGCACCTCGACCTCTTCCAGCGGATCTCCGTCGAGCCCTGTTCCGTCACCGCGATCCGCTACACCCGGCTGCGCCCGTTCCTCGTCCGCCTCGGCGACACCGGTGACTTCGCCTCCCTCGCCCCGCACGAGGAGCCTCCGGGCGACCAGGCACCCGTCGGTGGTGGTGCGGGCGCACCGTGA
- a CDS encoding DUF3090 domain-containing protein gives MSRQVFLYDQPERFVAGTVGLPGRRTFFLQATAGSRVTSVALEKTQVAALAERMDELLDEVVRRSGGSTVVPAMAPTEPADTAPLATPVEEEFRVGTMALAWDGEDQRMIVEAQALVELDAESEEDLAEAEERLLQDEENGPPMLRVRLTGAQARAFAKRALDVVNAGRPPCPLCSLPLDPEGHVCPRQNGYRRGA, from the coding sequence GTGTCCCGTCAGGTGTTCCTCTACGACCAACCGGAACGTTTCGTGGCCGGTACGGTCGGACTGCCCGGGCGCCGTACGTTCTTCCTCCAGGCCACCGCCGGCTCCCGGGTGACCAGCGTGGCCCTGGAGAAGACCCAGGTCGCCGCCCTCGCCGAGCGCATGGACGAACTCCTCGACGAGGTCGTACGGCGCAGCGGCGGCAGCACCGTCGTCCCCGCCATGGCTCCCACCGAGCCCGCCGACACCGCGCCGCTGGCCACCCCCGTCGAGGAGGAGTTCAGGGTCGGCACCATGGCGCTGGCCTGGGACGGCGAGGACCAGCGCATGATCGTCGAGGCGCAGGCCCTCGTGGAGCTGGACGCCGAGTCCGAGGAGGACCTGGCGGAGGCCGAGGAACGGCTCCTCCAGGACGAGGAGAACGGCCCCCCGATGCTGCGGGTCCGCCTCACCGGCGCGCAGGCCAGGGCCTTCGCCAAGCGCGCCCTCGACGTCGTCAACGCCGGGCGGCCGCCGTGCCCGCTGTGCAGCCTCCCGCTCGACCCGGAAGGACACGTATGTCCGCGCCAGAACGGATACCGCCGCGGAGCGTGA
- a CDS encoding SCO1664 family protein produces MSAPERIPPRSVTTDAAAAELLAQGELTVRGRIRDASNAALYCTVTHEGREAACIYKPVAGERPLWDFPDGDLARREVAAYEVSEATGWGLVPPTVLRDGPYGEGMCQLWIEAVPETELLALVEDEEPGPGWKAIAFAEVGEGRTALLVHADDERLRRLAVLDAVINNADRKGGHLLPADGERLYGIDHGVTFHAENKLRTLLWGWAGDPLTGEALAVLDALREALKEGGALAVRLGALITPAELDATRARVDALLASGAHPEPSGEWPAIPWPPV; encoded by the coding sequence ATGTCCGCGCCAGAACGGATACCGCCGCGGAGCGTGACCACCGACGCGGCGGCCGCCGAGTTGCTCGCCCAGGGTGAACTGACCGTGCGCGGACGCATCCGTGACGCCTCCAACGCGGCCCTGTACTGCACGGTGACGCACGAGGGACGCGAGGCGGCCTGCATCTACAAGCCGGTCGCCGGGGAGCGGCCCCTGTGGGACTTCCCCGACGGCGACCTCGCCCGGCGCGAGGTCGCCGCCTACGAGGTCTCCGAGGCGACCGGCTGGGGCCTCGTGCCGCCCACGGTGCTGCGCGACGGGCCCTACGGCGAGGGCATGTGCCAGTTGTGGATCGAGGCGGTGCCGGAGACGGAGCTGCTCGCCCTGGTGGAGGACGAGGAGCCCGGCCCCGGCTGGAAGGCGATCGCCTTCGCCGAGGTCGGCGAGGGCCGCACCGCGCTGCTCGTGCACGCCGACGACGAGCGGCTGCGCCGGCTCGCCGTCCTGGACGCGGTGATCAACAACGCCGACCGCAAGGGCGGCCACCTGTTGCCGGCGGACGGGGAACGGCTGTACGGCATCGACCACGGCGTGACCTTCCACGCCGAGAACAAGCTGCGCACCCTGCTGTGGGGGTGGGCGGGCGATCCGCTCACCGGGGAGGCCCTGGCGGTGCTCGACGCCCTCAGGGAGGCGCTGAAGGAGGGCGGGGCCCTGGCGGTCCGGCTCGGCGCGCTCATCACCCCCGCCGAACTCGACGCCACGCGCGCGCGGGTCGACGCCCTGCTGGCCTCCGGCGCACACCCCGAACCGAGCGGCGAGTGGCCGGCCATCCCCTGGCCGCCGGTGTAG
- the mshC gene encoding cysteine--1-D-myo-inosityl 2-amino-2-deoxy-alpha-D-glucopyranoside ligase, giving the protein MHAWPASEVPALPGQGRDLRIHDTATGGLVTLAPGPVARIYVCGITPYDATHMGHAATYNAFDLVQRVWLDTKRQVHYVQNVTDVDDPLLERAGRDGVDWTALAEKETALFREDMTALRMLPPRQYIGAVEAIPGIVPLVERLRDVGAAYELEGDTYFSVESDPHFGSVSHLDAAAMRLLSAERGGDPDRPGKKNPLDPMLWMAAREGEPSWDGGSLGRGRPGWHIECVAIALDHLGMGFDVQGGGSDLAFPHHEMGASHAQALTGEFPMAKAYVHAGMVGLDGEKMSKSKGNLVFVSRLRRDGVDPAAIRLTLLAHHYRSDWEWTDQVLRDALARLDRWRAAVSRPDGPPAEALVEEIREALANDLDSPAALDAVDRWAALQQESGGTDIGAPGVVSRAVDALLGVAL; this is encoded by the coding sequence ATGCATGCCTGGCCCGCTTCCGAGGTCCCCGCCCTGCCTGGTCAGGGTCGCGACCTGAGGATCCACGACACCGCGACCGGCGGCCTGGTCACCCTCGCCCCCGGTCCCGTCGCCCGTATCTACGTCTGCGGCATCACGCCGTACGACGCCACCCACATGGGGCACGCGGCGACCTACAACGCGTTCGACCTCGTGCAGCGCGTGTGGCTCGACACCAAGCGGCAGGTTCACTACGTCCAGAACGTCACGGACGTCGACGACCCGCTGCTGGAGCGGGCCGGCCGGGACGGCGTCGACTGGACCGCCCTCGCCGAGAAGGAGACCGCCCTCTTCCGCGAGGACATGACGGCGCTGCGGATGCTGCCGCCGCGGCAGTACATAGGCGCCGTCGAGGCCATACCCGGGATCGTCCCGCTCGTCGAGCGGCTGCGGGACGTGGGCGCCGCCTACGAGCTCGAGGGGGACACCTACTTCTCGGTCGAGTCCGACCCGCACTTCGGGAGTGTCTCCCACCTGGACGCCGCCGCCATGCGGCTGCTCTCCGCGGAGCGGGGCGGCGACCCGGACCGGCCCGGCAAGAAGAACCCGCTCGACCCGATGCTGTGGATGGCGGCCCGGGAGGGCGAGCCGAGCTGGGACGGCGGCTCCCTCGGTCGCGGGCGCCCCGGCTGGCACATCGAGTGCGTGGCCATCGCCCTCGACCACCTCGGCATGGGCTTCGACGTCCAGGGCGGCGGCTCCGACCTCGCCTTCCCGCACCACGAGATGGGCGCCTCGCACGCCCAGGCGCTCACCGGCGAGTTCCCCATGGCCAAGGCGTACGTGCACGCCGGCATGGTCGGTCTCGACGGCGAGAAGATGTCCAAGTCCAAGGGCAACCTGGTCTTCGTCTCGCGGCTGCGCCGTGACGGTGTCGACCCGGCCGCCATCCGGCTCACGCTGCTCGCCCACCACTACCGCTCCGACTGGGAGTGGACCGACCAGGTGCTCCGGGACGCCCTCGCCCGGCTCGACCGCTGGCGCGCCGCCGTCTCCCGGCCCGACGGCCCGCCCGCCGAGGCCCTCGTCGAGGAGATCCGCGAGGCCCTCGCGAACGACCTGGACTCCCCGGCCGCCCTCGACGCGGTCGACCGCTGGGCCGCACTGCAGCAGGAGAGCGGCGGCACGGACATCGGCGCCCCCGGCGTCGTCTCCCGCGCGGTGGACGCGCTGCTGGGCGTGGCGCTGTGA
- the parJ gene encoding filament polymerization regulator ParJ — protein MIELEGVPELVDPVMVAAFEGWNDAGDAASTAVAHLDREWKGEVFAALDAEDYYDFQVNRPTVFLEAGVRKITWPTTRLSVVRVGGDKPRDLVLVRGIEPSMRWRSFCNELLGFAHELGVELVVVLGALLGDTPHTRPVPVSGTTSDADLARRMNLEETKYEGPTGIVGILQEACTHAGVPAVSLWAAVPHYVSQPPNPKATLALLNRLEDLIDVRVPLGELPEDARAWQVGVDQLAAEDTEVAEYVQSLEEARDTAELPEASGEAIAREFERYLRRRDGSGPGGPGGHATADGGDGASGTPYLRDNPSGRARPPRPPKTSGDDEESSED, from the coding sequence GTGATCGAGCTCGAGGGGGTTCCCGAGCTGGTCGACCCGGTCATGGTGGCCGCGTTCGAGGGCTGGAACGACGCCGGCGACGCCGCCTCCACCGCGGTCGCGCATCTCGACAGGGAGTGGAAGGGCGAGGTGTTCGCGGCGCTGGACGCCGAGGACTACTACGACTTCCAGGTCAACCGTCCCACGGTGTTCCTGGAAGCCGGCGTCCGCAAGATCACGTGGCCGACGACGAGACTGTCGGTGGTCCGGGTCGGCGGCGACAAGCCGCGCGACCTCGTCCTCGTCCGCGGCATCGAACCGTCCATGCGCTGGCGTTCGTTCTGCAACGAGTTGCTGGGCTTCGCCCACGAGCTGGGGGTCGAGCTGGTGGTCGTCCTGGGCGCCCTGCTGGGTGACACCCCGCACACCCGCCCGGTCCCGGTGAGCGGGACCACGTCGGACGCCGACCTGGCCCGGCGCATGAACCTGGAGGAGACCAAGTACGAGGGCCCCACGGGCATCGTCGGCATCCTCCAGGAGGCGTGCACGCACGCGGGCGTGCCGGCCGTGTCGCTGTGGGCCGCGGTGCCGCACTACGTGTCGCAGCCGCCGAACCCGAAGGCCACGCTGGCCCTGCTGAACCGGCTGGAGGACCTGATCGACGTACGGGTCCCGCTGGGCGAGCTGCCCGAGGACGCGCGTGCCTGGCAGGTGGGCGTGGACCAACTGGCCGCCGAGGACACCGAGGTCGCCGAGTACGTCCAGTCGCTGGAGGAGGCCCGGGACACCGCGGAGCTGCCGGAGGCGTCGGGCGAGGCGATCGCCCGCGAGTTCGAGCGGTATCTGCGGCGCCGGGACGGCTCCGGGCCGGGTGGACCGGGTGGCCACGCCACGGCCGACGGTGGCGACGGCGCCTCCGGGACGCCGTATCTGCGGGACAACCCCAGCGGCCGTGCGCGTCCGCCGAGGCCGCCGAAGACGAGCGGGGACGACGAGGAGTCGTCGGAGGACTGA
- a CDS encoding FadR/GntR family transcriptional regulator — MAVTDEAIEKIKGMIVSGALGPGDRLPKESELAAGLGLSRNSLREAVRALSLMRILDVRQGDGTYVSSLDPQLLLEAIGFVVDFHRDDTVLEFLAVRRILEPAATALAASRITDRELDALEGGLDALGGEPSVEELVACDLEFHRDIAEASGNSVLRSLLDGLSGPTTRVRVWRGLTQEGAVGRTLHEHRAILGALRDRDAEAARSWATVHIASVEQWLRSTL; from the coding sequence GTGGCGGTCACCGACGAGGCGATCGAGAAGATCAAGGGCATGATCGTCTCCGGGGCGCTGGGGCCCGGCGACCGGCTGCCCAAGGAGAGCGAGCTCGCCGCCGGCCTCGGGCTGTCCCGCAACTCCCTGCGCGAGGCCGTACGCGCCCTGTCACTGATGCGGATCCTGGACGTGCGGCAGGGCGACGGCACCTACGTCAGCAGCCTGGATCCGCAACTGCTGCTGGAGGCCATCGGCTTCGTCGTCGACTTCCACCGCGACGACACGGTGCTGGAGTTCCTCGCCGTGCGCCGCATCCTGGAGCCGGCCGCGACCGCGCTGGCGGCCTCCCGGATCACCGACCGGGAACTGGACGCCCTGGAGGGCGGGCTGGACGCCCTCGGCGGCGAACCCTCGGTCGAGGAACTGGTCGCCTGCGATCTGGAGTTCCACCGGGACATCGCGGAGGCCTCGGGCAACTCGGTGCTCCGCTCCCTCCTCGACGGCCTGTCCGGGCCCACCACCCGGGTCCGCGTCTGGCGCGGGCTCACCCAGGAGGGCGCGGTCGGCCGCACCCTGCACGAGCACCGCGCGATCCTCGGCGCACTGCGCGACCGGGACGCGGAGGCGGCGCGCTCCTGGGCGACGGTGCACATCGCGTCCGTGGAGCAGTGGCTGCGCTCCACTCTCTGA